A single region of the Nicotiana sylvestris chromosome 6, ASM39365v2, whole genome shotgun sequence genome encodes:
- the LOC104244172 gene encoding protein STRICTOSIDINE SYNTHASE-LIKE 3-like, which yields MRPAIVFAGIFLLAALYCGLDPLKQSAISEFKDFKTYKVEVPSWSEIPVEKDTLNLLQKSEIKFLNQIQGPESIAFDPKGRGPYTGIADGRIVLWDGQKWTDFAYTSANRSGNCDPKPSPLSYLANEHICGRPLGLRFDKTTGDLYIADAYFGVMKVGLEGGLAETLTNEAEGVPLGFTNDLDIDDEGNIYFTDSSTKYQRRNFMLLVYSAEDSGRVLKYDPSTKQTTVLLRNLQFPNGLSLSKDRSFFVFCEGAKGRLQKYWLKGDKAGTSEVMAILPGYPDNIRANERGEFWVAIHCRRTIYSYINSIYPKLRLFLLKLPIPVKLRSLLHLGGRLHAIVVKYSPDGKLLQILEDGEGKVVRAISEVEERDGKLWMGSVLMPFIAVYQLE from the exons ATGAGGCCGGCGATAGTATTTGCCGGAATATTTCTTCTAGCGGCACTGTACTGTGGGCTTGACCCTTTAAAGCAGAGTGCAATTTCTGAATTCAAAGACTTTAAGACTTATAAAGTTGAAGTGCCATCATGGTCTGAAATACCAGTAGAAAAGGACACCCTAAACTTGCTTCAGAAATCAGAAATAAAGTTTTTGAACCAAATTCAGGGCCCGGAAAGTATCGCATTTGACCCGAAAGGTCGCGGACCCTACACAGGTATAGCTGATGGGAGAATTGTGTTGTGGGATGGACAGAAATGGACTGATTTTGCCTATACATCTGCTAATAG GTCTGGAAATTGTGATCCAAAACCATCACCTCTGAGCTATTTAGCGAATGAGCACATCTGTGGTAGGCCTTTGGGGTTACGGTTTGATAAAACAACAGGTGATTTGTACATTGCAGATGCATATTTTGGGGTGATGAAAGTAGGTCTGGAAGGTGGACTAGCAGAAACATTGACAAATGAGGCTGAAGGAGTGCCTCTGGGATTCACAAATGACCTCGATATTGATGATGAAGGAAACATCTATTTTACAGATAGCAGCACTAAGTACCAAAGAAG GAATTTTATGCTATTGGTCTACTCAGCAGAAGATAGTGGGAGGGTTCTAAAGTACGATCCTAGTACAAAACAGACCACTGTTCTTCTTCGAAATCTCCAATTCCCAAATGGTCTGTCACTAAGCAAGGATCGTTCCTTCTTTGTATTCTGTGAAGGTGCCAAGGGCAG GTTACAGAAGTACTGGCTGAAAGGAGATAAAGCGGGGACCTCAGAGGTGATGGCAATCCTCCCAGGATATCCTGACAATATCCGAGCAAATGAAAGAGGTGAATTTTGGGTAGCAATCCACTGTCGCCGCACTATTTACAGCTATATTAATTCCATATACCCGAAACTCCGTCTATTCTTGCTGAAGCTTCCTATCCCAGTAAAGCTCCGTTCCCTCTTGCATCTTGGAGGCCGGCTACATGCGATTGTTGTGAAGTATAGCCCTGACGGTAAGCTACTACAGATATTGGAAGATGGAGAAGGGAAAGTTGTTAGAGCTATAAGTGAGGTTGAGGAGAGAGATGGGAAGCTTTGGATGGGGAGTGTATTAATGCCTTTCATTGCAGTTTACCAACTAGAATGA